AGCCCTCGAGCACCTCGGCGCCTTGCTCACCCGGTGGGGCCCCACGCCCCAGCTCCGCTTCGATGCCGCAGCCTTCGATGCCTACCTCTCCAAGGCGCTCGAGTCCCTCCCGGACACCGTCGAGCAGAACCCCGCTCAAGCCCACAGGGACTTGCTCGTCGGCACCGTGCGCGAGTTCGGTACCCGCCCCTTCCTCGAGGGCTTCCGCGCCTCCGTGCTCCAGCGCGCCTCCGAGTCCGGCCACTCCTCCGAGGACCGTCAATCCCTGTGCGTGGCCGCCCTGCTCGCCTCGCCCTCCAACAAGCCCAACCGCTTCCGGCCCGAGGACATCCCCGTCCTCGATGTCGTCTTCGGTGTGCAGTTCCATGAGTGGTGCGCCCAGCACCAGGAGCTGGCCAGCAAGTTCGAGGCGCTCACCCGCTTCGCCGAGGGCGATCTCTCCCCCGAGGCCAAGGAGGCCCTCCGCCAGGCCAGCGAGGGCAACATGGAGGCCCTCCTCCAGCACGTGCAGTCCGACCCCGCCCTCGTCGAGCGCATCGCCCGCGAGGCCAAGGAGCGCGCCGCCCGCGTCGAGGAGAAGCTCAAGCAGCCCTCCACGCCCTCCCTCTTCGCCCCCGAGGAGGAGCTGTGGTTCACCTGCGTCCTCTGGGAGCCCATGCAGGCCGCCAAGAGCGCCCAGCAGAACGAGGGCACCCGCCGCTCCGCCGTGGAGAACCTCATCCGCGCCGTGAAGGCCGCGATCGACTCCGAGCTTCTCCACGGGATGCTCGAGCGGCTGCGTCAGAAGGCGAAGGACTCCACCCTGGATGAGGCCACTCGCGCCTTCTTCATGGACGCCGCCATCGCCGTCGAGGCCGAGCCCTCCCGCATGGTCATGGCTGCCCTCTTCACCTCCAGCCAGGAGGCCCAGGGCCGCTCTGCCGAGGAGATGGTCGCGCTCGCCGACATCAAGGCCCACACGAACTGGACCCCCGAGCACTTCGAGCCCTACCGGCAGCTCCTGGAGAGCATGAACCTGCCCAAGGCCGCGGAGCGCATCCGCCGCTGCCAGGACTGGCTCCGCGAGCACCCCATCGCCCTGAGCAAGTGACCCACCCGAGCGGCGCGCCCAGCCGCCGCACCGCTCAGACGCGCAGGTCGCCTTCGTGGTGGTCGCGGCCCGAGAGCAGCTTCGCGGTCCGCTGGAGCCGCTCCGTGCCCACCCGCGTCAGCGTGCTGCGCATCCCTGGCTGGCTGAGGATGAGCCGCTCGAACGCGGCCCGGTCCAGCCGCAGCACCACACTGGTGATGTCCGCGCGCACCGTCGCCGTCACCGGCTTGCCCAGCAGCAGCGAAATCTCTCCGAACACGTCCCCCTCACGCAACGACGGATAGGCCTTCTCCGGCCCTCCCAGCGGCGAGTGGTACGGCGTCAGCTTCCCGCGCAAGAGCAGGTAGAAAGCGTCGCCCTCGTGCCCCTGCTGGAGCACCACGTCTCCCGGCTTCACCTCGCGCAGCTGGAACTCGCGGGCCACCGTCTGCTTCTGCTCCGTGGACAGCGGCGCGAACACCGGGTTGCTGCGCAGCAGGTTCTCCACCATGCGCTCGCGGTAGAAGGCCTGCACCACCTGCCCCACCACCGGGAAGCGCCGCACCACCTCGGTGAGCTTCGCCCGAGACAGCTCCAGCAGCACCACCGGCTGGATGGCCAGCACGCTCGCCAGCCGCGGGCCCTCGGAGATCAACGCCAGCTCTCCGAAGAAGGAGCCCTCCTCCAGCTCGCCCACCTTGCGCTTCTCGCCACCCTGGAGGTGCCGCACCACCACCACCCGCCCCTCCACCAGCGCGAACATGGACACGCCGTGCTCGCCCTCCTCCACCACCATCTCGGCGGCCGGCTTCTTGCGCACCTCCATCGCCTCCACCACCGCCGCGAACGGCTCGCGCGGCAGCTTGGAGAACAGCGGCACCACTGGCATTCCCTCCGCGGGCCTGTGGTCGTCGTGGTGCACCAGCTCGAACTCGGCCCCGGAAACAGGCGCGGGTCCACCGCCCGTCCCCGTGCCTCGTGCTCCATAGAGGTCCGCCAGCGCCCGAGGCGTCCGCGTATGCCCCGGCTCCAGGTTCAGCAGCCCCTTGCAGGCCACGATGGCCCGCAGCAGCTTCCCCGCCCGGGCCCACGCCATCGCCGCCTGCTCGTACGCGGCCACCGCCTCCACCCGCCGCCCGAGCCGCTCTTGCAGCTCGGCCACCCGCTGGTGGCTCGCCGCATCGTCCGGCGCGGCCTTCACCACCTGCGCGTATTCGGCGAGCGCCGCCTCGAGCTGATCCAACGCGCTCAACCGTGCGGCCCGCTCCCGGTGCCGCTGAAGCTCGTCCGTCATTCCACTGCCCCCAACGCCTTTACGCGCTCAGCGCGCGCACCCGGGCTGCCAGGTTGCGCGTGAAGAGCCGGTAGATTCGCAACGCCGCCGCCTCGTGAGTGTCCAGGTAGTGCTGGAAGCCCGCCCGGGTGATGCGCAGCGCGCGCACCGCCGTCCGCGCTCGCACGTGCGCCGAGGTCGGCCCATCCTGAATCAGCGAAATCTCCCCCAGGTACGCCCCGGGCCCCAGGGTGTTGAGCCGCTTGGCGTCCGGCTCCGGGCCGCTGAACACGTCCACCGTGCCCTCCAGCAGCACGAAGAGGCCCGAGCCCTGCGCGCCCTTCTCCAGCACCGTGGCGCCCTCGGGAATCAGCACCTGCTGCGCCACCCGGTACAGGTCCTTCATGTCTTCCAGCGACAGCTCGCCGAAGATGGGGATGGCCTTGAGGTAGCCGTACCCACTGGTGGCTGGCGTCACGCGGGCCATGGGAGGCACCGAGGGCACCGCGCTCCCCGAGCCGGGCAGCTGCGCCAGCACCTGGTCCGCCTCCGCATCCCGGCCCACCCGCCGCAGCAGCCGCGCCTGCTCGGCCATCACCGCCGGATCCTTCCGTGCCTCCTCGGAGCCCCGCAGCGTGTCCACCAGCAGCGCCAGCGCCCGCCGGGGCTGGCCCTCGTTGTCCAGCAGGGTGCAGATGCGCAGCACCGACTCCAGGTGCCGGGGGTCATCCGCCGGCACGCCGCACAGCGCCTCCACCTCGGCGTGCACGTTGCCCAGCTCGCGGTACACCGCCGCCGCCTCCAGCGGACGCCCGAGCCGCGCCAGGCACTGCGCCATGGACTCGCGAGCGCCCAGCCCGCGGTACAGCTCCAGCGCGCGCTCCAGCGCCCCGCCGCGCTCCAGCGCCGCCGCCGCCTTGGCGATGTCGCCCGCGCGCAGGTACGCCTCGGCCGCATCCACCTGGTTGCCGCCCTGCTCGTACAGCGCCGCCGCCTCCGCATCCGCGCCACTGCCCTGCAGCAGCCGCGCCGCGCCGTTGAAGTCGCGGGCCTTGCGCAGCACATCCACCAGGAGCTTGCGCTGCTCGCTCGGAGCCGCGAGCGCCTCCTTCAAGAGCCGCTCGCGCTGCGCAGCGCTCATGTCCTCATACAACTGAACCGCCGTCTCCACTTCGTCGCGCGTGGCCAGCCACTGCACCACTTGGTAGGCGCTCCCGCTTGACGGCTGCTCGCTCTCGTCCGCGTTCGCGTTGTTGTTGGATCCCGCCGAGGATTGCTCCATGCCGTATTCCTATACCGCCACAGGCGATCTTGGCGACGAGTTAGCGCGGGTGCCGGGGCTCCCCTCCACACCGGGCGTGGAGCCTCACAAGCTACCACACCCCTCCTGCCCGAGGCCGTTTCGTCCGCCAGCCGACACTCTGTCAGGTTCCCTTCAGAATTCCCTGGGGAGCGCTCTGTCAGGTCCCCGCCCGCGCGAAGAGGAGGAAGTACTGGTTGGGGAGAAAGCCGTGCTCTTCGACGAAGCGGTAGCCCGCGGCCTCCAGCTCCTGCCGCACCTGCGCGGGCTCCAGGCGGTGCTGCTCGGGTGGACCCATGGGCTGGCCCTTGCGAACGTCGATGATGGCCACCCGGCCGCGCGGCGTCAGCGAGCCCAGGAGCTTGCGGAAGTACGCCGTCCGCTCGGAGATGTGGTGGTACGTGTCTACCACCAGCACGAGGTCCACGGGCTCTGGGAGCTTGGGATCCGCGGGCTCGCCGAGCACCGCCGTGAGGTTGCCCAGCCCCTCGCGCCGCGCCCGCTCCGAGAGGTAGCGCGCCATGTCTGCCTCGATGTCCACGCCGTAGACGTGGCCCTTCGGCAGGGCCCTCGCCAGCCGCACCGCGAAGTACCCCGTGGCCGAGCCCACATCCGCGACCTTCGCGTCCGGCGGCAGCGCGAGCGCGGCGATCACCTCCTCGGGCTTCTGCCAGGCATCCCTCGCGGGGTCCTCGAACCGCTGAGCCCACGTCTCCGCGTCCTCGAAGCGGTGAGGCATGGCGCCATGGTGGACAATGCCTTGTGAAGGGTGGCCCTGCGGGGCCGAGCACGCGCTGCAGGTGAGGAGCGCCAGGGCGGGTACGACGAGGCAGAGAGGGAAGCGCTGCGGCACGAGTTCCTCCAAGTGAACAAGGGCGGGCATTTTCGCGGCGGCCAGGAGTTCCGGAAAGGTTCCATGCGGCAAAAAGCCACATCCTCTCAACCTCTCGATGGATGGAGCCTCGCGCCCGGAGCAGGTCCGGGCGCTATCGTGCAGACCGCGTCACCACCCCGGAGCCCATTGTGCTGAAGCCTCTCCCCTCATCGTGCTGGAGGCTGTTGCTGGTCCTGCTGGCGCTGAGAGCCGCCCCCTCACTGGCCCATGCGGGCCTGCCCGAGACGAGCAACCTCAGCCTCCGCCGAGGCAGCCAGGACGACTTCATCTCGGGTACCACCTTCGGCGCGGTCATCACGCGAGACCGGGGGCAGACGTGGCGGTGGATCTGCCCCGAGGGCATGGGCAGCGGCGCCTGGCGCCCGGAGCGCTTCTTCTGGCTGAGCGGAGGAGAGCTGATCGCCGCCACGGGCAACCCGCTGATCCGCTCGAGCGACGCGGGCTGCACATGGGCCTCGCACCCCTTCTTCAAGGACACCTGGGTGACCAACCTCGACGTGCACCCCACGGACGAGCGCATCATGTTCGCCACCACGGGCAAGCCGTCGGTGGCCAACGGTATCTACCGCTCGGAGGATGCGGGAGCGACGTGGACCCCTGCCCTGTCGCCACGGCCGGAGGACCGGTACTCCTCCCTCCGCATCGCCCCGTCCGATGGCCGGCGGATCTACGCTTCGGGGCAGGACTCCACGGGGGCGATGTTCATCGCCCGCAGTGACGACGCGGGTCAGACGTGGACCCGCCTGCCGCAGCCACTGCCTCAGCTCCAGCGGGCGTATGACTTGATCCTGCTGCTGGTGAGCGAGACCTCGCCCGACATCCTCTGGGCCCGGGTCTCGGCCACCGAGGACAACATGGGCTACAGCTACCTCCTCAAGAGCACGGACGGCGGCGCCACGTTCACGCCAGCGATGAAGACGGTGGATGTCATCGTCAACGCGGAGGCCTCCGCGGATGGCCGCACCGTCTGGGTCTCCACACCGGTCCACATGTACCGAGGCCGCGAGGGCGAGGAGTTCATCGAGCTCCCGCTGCCCAATGGCAACGCCTGCGCGCTGCGCGTGGGAGACACGCTCTATGGCTGCGGCTCGAGCTGGGTCCACGACTGGGCCCTGGCGCGCAGCTTCGATGAGGCCACCACCTGGGAGCCCGTCTTCAACCTCAACGGCATCCAGGGCGCGCACCAGTGCCCGGTGGGCACGACCGTGCAGCAGCTCTGCCCCACCCGCTGGCCCCAGCTCGCGGCCATCCTCGGCGCGCCCACCTACAGCGATGGGGGCGTGGACTCGCCACCGGATGCCGGGACCGCTGAGCCGCCCGCCGACCCACCCTCTGACGAGAAGTGTGGCTGCGGCAGCACCGCGGGCGCATTTCCTTCGGCCCTGTTGTTCCTCACCCTGGCCCTGGGCCGCCATTCACGGCGTACTCAACCTGGAGTCACTGATCATGACCACGAGACGACGCGTTCTTGAGAGTGTCTGCGCCTCGGCGCTGCTGCTGTTCACCGCCGCTTGCGGCAAGGACGAGGAGGAGGGGCCCAAGTGCGGCGAGCCCCTCTACGGCGGCTCCGCCACGGACGAGGTATGGATGACGATGGTGGACGCGCAGAAGAAGAGCGCGGACACCTCGAAGGCCGTCACGGTGACGTGGCCGTACGAGGGCGCGTATCACTCCCTGAACAATCCTCCCCCAGCCATCACCTGGACGTCGCCGCTGCGGGCCTCGCTGGTGCGAGACACTCCAGGCAAGCTCGCCCAGGCGTCGCCCCGGCGCTCTCGCGGTGTCCTCTCGTGGCTGGGCGAACTGTTGATCCCCACGGCCGAGGCCCACCTGCCGCCGTACACGGGAGACATCTACTGGGTACAGATCACGGTGCCGGGCCGCGAGTGCCCCGTCGAAATGCTCACCTCGGAGCTGTCGTGGCAGTTGGATGCGAACACGTGGAGCCCCATCTCGGAGCCGACGACCCAGGGCCTGTCCCTTCAGATCACCAGCGCCTACCTCCAAGAGAACCGCCTCAAGGAGGGTCCCTTCAAGATGGCGCAGCCGCGCACCTTCCAGCGCTTGAGCCCCTCGCCATGACCCGTACCCGCTTGCTGCTTGTTGCCCTCGCGCCGATGGCCCTGGGCGCGTGTGGAGACAAGGACACGACGGGCCCGCTGAAGGTGCCAGAGCTGGAGTACGGCGTCGATCAGCCCTGGCCCACGCCTCCCGCCCTGCCGCCCATCGGCCCGGCGGGGCGCATCGTCATCACCAACAACATGGATGACACCCTCAGCCTGCTCGATCTGGACACCATAGGCTCGGCGGACTGGGGCGAGCTCGCACGCATCCCCGTGGGCCTCAACCCCGTGGAGCTGGAGGGGCCTCACCACTCGGTGGTCTCGCCCGATGGCGCCTCCTATTATGTGGGCATCTCCAACTACGTGCCCGGCTCCGGCTCGGGGCCCCACGGCACCCACGGCGCGGGCACGTCGGATGGCTACTGCCTCAAGCTCGACTCGGCCACGAACCGGCTCATCGGCTCCGTGCGCGTGGACCCCAACCCGGGCGACGTCATCGTCAGCAAGGACGGGCGCACGCTGTACCAGACGCACTTCGACCTGGTGAAGATTGCCGAGGTCGCCAAGCGCGGAGGAACTGAGCGGGAGATGGACTCGCGCATGGCCATCATTGATGCGGAGACGATGACGCGTAAGGCGATGGTCTCGGTGTGCCCCGCTCCCCATGCGGTGCGCCTGTCCCAGGATGAGCGCCGGGCCTTCATCGCCTGCTGGTCGGACGAGGTCGCCATCGTAGACCTGGAGCAGTCCACCCCCTCGGTGACGCGCGTGAAGGTGGCCACTAACGCGGGCACAGCTGTCTCTCCCCAGAATGAGCCGTATGCTCTCACTGTGTCACCCACCACGGGCGGGGTGTGGGTCAGCTCCCTCGCAAGTCGCTCCGTGCAGTACCTCGACCCGGACACCCTCACCATGGATCCCGCCCGGACCGTGAACCTCCGGAATGGCTCGCCGATGTTCGGAGACTTCACCGCCGATGGGCGGACCCTCTACATGCCGTACCAGGGCGTTGAGGCCATCGCCATCATTGACCCAGCGATGGCCGGACAGCCCGGTTATTTCCCTCCCGAGATTCCCCTGGCACCCAGCGGCTGCCTCAACGTCCATCAGGTGGAGCTGACGCCGGACGAGCGGCATGCGCTCGTCGTCTGCGAGGGCGACCACGTGGGACCCGGCACCTTCCACGTCGTGGATCTGGCGGAGCGCAAGGTGGTGAAGACCGTCCAAGTAGGCATCTTCCCGGACTCGGTGGCCCTCCTGCGGAGGCGGCCATGAGGTGGGGTCTGCTGACGCTAGCCGTGCTGGCTGCGGGCTGCGGCGGCAGCTCCTCCGCGAAGGACTTCGGCGAGGAGCTGTTCCAGGACGCGCGCCTGTCCGAGAGCCAGTTCAATAGCTTCTCGTGCTCGACATGCCACGCGGACACCGCCACGCCGGAGGCCAGCCGCATCCTCTCGGGCTACACGCTCCACAACTCGGCCTTCCGCCCGAGCTGGTGGGGCGGCTACGAGACGAACCTGCTGGACGCGGTGAACTTCTGCTACGTGAACTTCATGCGCGGCGTCTCTCCGCTGGCCCCCGAGGACCCGAAGTCCCGCGCCCTGTATGAGTACCTCGTCAGCATCAGCCCGGACACGGAAGCCCCGGCACTACCGTTCACCGTGGTGAAGGACATCGGCGACATACCTCGGGGCAACGCCACCCGCGGCGCCGAGGTCTACCGCGCGGCCTGCCAGACGTGCCATGGCGAGACGCACTCGGGAAAGGGGCGCCTCACGGAGCTGGCCTCCATCCTCCCCGAGGTGACGGACTCGTACGGCTCGATCTTCCCGGGAGTGCCCAAGCAGCTCGTGGTCATCGAGAAGGTGCGGCACGGCCAGTTCTTCGGGGTGGGCGGCAGCATGCCGCTCTACAGCCGCGAGGCCTTGTCGGACGAGGACCTGGGCGCACTGCTCGCGTTCCTCGGGCTCTGAGCTCCGAGCCGGGCCAGCAATGCCTCGTAGCGGGGATAGAGCCACTCGACAGCTTTGATGAGCAGGGTGGTGGCCACGACGAGCCCCACCCAGCTCACCCCAAAGAGCCCCCACCCGAGCTTGTCCCGCGCGGCGCCCGCCAGGGAAATGCCCCAGAACTGGCCGAAGAGAAGCATCTCGTGGAAGAAGTAGCCTGCCAGCGAGCTCATCCCCAGCGTCTCCACGAAGCGCGCCGCCAGGCCTTGCCGCCACCGCTCGGAGAGCCAGGACTCCAGGAGCAGCAGTCCCATGAGCACGAGCGCCACGATGAAGATGCGCTGCCCGTGGTTCCCCCGATAGCCCACAGCGGGCGGGAAGACCTCCATCACGAAGGATGCGAGCCGGGGGAGCACCCACCCGATGCCCGCGATGCCCCCGAGGACGGCCATGAGGCGGGGGACGCTCGCCCCCACCGCCAGCGCTCCCACGGAGGCGCCCAGGAAGACGTAGCCTGCCCACGGCAGCAGGGGGAACAGCGACTGGTGAGGCCCGCGGCTGTTGACCACGTCCGCCCAGGGTCCCGTGACGGACGCGCCGTAGGGCACTGCCAGGAAGATGCCGAGCGCGATGAGGAGCGCGCTGACGAAGAGCGCGACGGGCCGGCGCGCGAGGCCAGCCACCAGGGGCACCGCGAGCACGAGCGACACCCCGATGCACGGCAGGATGTCCAACCGGAGCAACCAACCGGGCTCCACCCTCCAAGGAAACCAGATGGCATTGACGAGCACCCCCACGGCCAGCACCTCGCCTATCCGGCGCAAGCTCCGGCGGACTCGTGGCCAGCGCGGCCCCTGAGCTCCCCGGACCTGCACGAGCGCCAAGCTGAAGCCCGCGGCAAAGATGAAAGCGGGGGCCACCAGCCCGTTGATCCAGTCGAGGATCCGGCCCTCGGGAGACGCGCGCAGCTCCGGGCGGAGAAGCGCCGTCGCATGCGCCTCGATCATGAAGAGGACGGCGAGGCCTCGGAGCCAGTCGAAGGCTTTAATCCGTGAAGGGGATGAGGAAGGCACGGCGCCGGGGACGATGGAGCCAAGAACGGGGGGAGAGCAAGGGGACGTCAGGGCCGCGCTGAGCGTCGGGCCGTGGACGCCCTTCCCTCCTGGGGCTGGGAACTGGCAGGCAATGGACCTAACTTGGAGGCCATGAGCCTGCGGTCGCCCATGCAGCTCACGCTCTTCGATGTCCCGGCGGCCTCCCGAGCCGAGCCGGAGCGCCCTCGCTCGCCCCGGACTCCCAAGCCCGCCTCCCCTCCAGACGAGCACCGCTCCCTGCCTGACAAGGCCGAGGCCCTCCCGCGAGCCGCCGAGCTGGCGCACCGGCTGTCCACCCTGCTGAAGCTCCCCGTCCACCTGACCCTCACGGACAACCGCGCGACGCTGGTCAGCTTCCGCCGCCTCCCCGAGGAACTGCGTCTCCGCGTCCACCACCTCTTCCTGGATGCCCCCGAGAACGTGGTGCGCGCCATCGCCGCCTTCGTGGGCCGCGGAGACGCGCGCGCCCAAGCCGTGCTGGAGGAGTTCTCCCAGGGGAAGCGAGAGAAGGTGCGGCGCACCCGCCAGCCGGGCGCTCCACTGAAGGCCCGGGGCCAGTGCTTCGACCTGCGCGCCATCTACGAGCGCCTCAACACCACGCACTTCCAGGGCCTCATCCAAGCAGACATCGGCTGGGCGCGGCGGCCTGGGCGCAAGCAGCGGAAGACCATCCGCCTGGGCACCTACGACGACCGGCTGCGGGAGATCCGCCTCCACCCCGCGCTGGACCAGCCCCACGTGCCCGCCTTCGTGGTGGACGCCGTCGTCTTCCACGCCATGCTCCACCAACTGTTCCCGAAGGAGCCTGGGAGCTGCCCCTCGGCGCACTCGCCGGAGTTCCTGGAGCGAGAGCGGGCCTTCCCCCTGCTCGACGCAGCGCTGCGGTGGCAGCACGAGCACCTGCGCGCCCTCCTGCGAGGCTAGGCCCGCACTTCTTGTGGCATCCGGGGAGGACCTCCCTGCATGCTGTGAAGGCAATGCGCTACTTCGGAGTGGAAGAAGCAAACCGGCTCGTCCCCGTGCTGAACCAGCTCTTCGAGCGAGTCCGCCCCTGGGTGGAGCAAGCCCAGAAGCTGGCCACCGAGCTGGAGCCGCTCCAGGTCCAGGGCGCCCGGGACGCGCACACCGAGCGGGTTCGCGGGGAGTACGAGTCGCTCCTGGGGAAGATC
The Hyalangium minutum DNA segment above includes these coding regions:
- a CDS encoding YecA family protein translates to MSSAKPGRNDPCPCGSGKKYKVCHAAEDRAREAASAAPPHPLTADLKAAMALLGDPDVSKLSRALEHLGALLTRWGPTPQLRFDAAAFDAYLSKALESLPDTVEQNPAQAHRDLLVGTVREFGTRPFLEGFRASVLQRASESGHSSEDRQSLCVAALLASPSNKPNRFRPEDIPVLDVVFGVQFHEWCAQHQELASKFEALTRFAEGDLSPEAKEALRQASEGNMEALLQHVQSDPALVERIAREAKERAARVEEKLKQPSTPSLFAPEEELWFTCVLWEPMQAAKSAQQNEGTRRSAVENLIRAVKAAIDSELLHGMLERLRQKAKDSTLDEATRAFFMDAAIAVEAEPSRMVMAALFTSSQEAQGRSAEEMVALADIKAHTNWTPEHFEPYRQLLESMNLPKAAERIRRCQDWLREHPIALSK
- a CDS encoding cyclic nucleotide-binding domain-containing protein, with the protein product MTDELQRHRERAARLSALDQLEAALAEYAQVVKAAPDDAASHQRVAELQERLGRRVEAVAAYEQAAMAWARAGKLLRAIVACKGLLNLEPGHTRTPRALADLYGARGTGTGGGPAPVSGAEFELVHHDDHRPAEGMPVVPLFSKLPREPFAAVVEAMEVRKKPAAEMVVEEGEHGVSMFALVEGRVVVVRHLQGGEKRKVGELEEGSFFGELALISEGPRLASVLAIQPVVLLELSRAKLTEVVRRFPVVGQVVQAFYRERMVENLLRSNPVFAPLSTEQKQTVAREFQLREVKPGDVVLQQGHEGDAFYLLLRGKLTPYHSPLGGPEKAYPSLREGDVFGEISLLLGKPVTATVRADITSVVLRLDRAAFERLILSQPGMRSTLTRVGTERLQRTAKLLSGRDHHEGDLRV
- a CDS encoding cyclic nucleotide-binding domain-containing protein, which gives rise to MEQSSAGSNNNANADESEQPSSGSAYQVVQWLATRDEVETAVQLYEDMSAAQRERLLKEALAAPSEQRKLLVDVLRKARDFNGAARLLQGSGADAEAAALYEQGGNQVDAAEAYLRAGDIAKAAAALERGGALERALELYRGLGARESMAQCLARLGRPLEAAAVYRELGNVHAEVEALCGVPADDPRHLESVLRICTLLDNEGQPRRALALLVDTLRGSEEARKDPAVMAEQARLLRRVGRDAEADQVLAQLPGSGSAVPSVPPMARVTPATSGYGYLKAIPIFGELSLEDMKDLYRVAQQVLIPEGATVLEKGAQGSGLFVLLEGTVDVFSGPEPDAKRLNTLGPGAYLGEISLIQDGPTSAHVRARTAVRALRITRAGFQHYLDTHEAAALRIYRLFTRNLAARVRALSA
- a CDS encoding class I SAM-dependent methyltransferase, whose protein sequence is MPQRFPLCLVVPALALLTCSACSAPQGHPSQGIVHHGAMPHRFEDAETWAQRFEDPARDAWQKPEEVIAALALPPDAKVADVGSATGYFAVRLARALPKGHVYGVDIEADMARYLSERARREGLGNLTAVLGEPADPKLPEPVDLVLVVDTYHHISERTAYFRKLLGSLTPRGRVAIIDVRKGQPMGPPEQHRLEPAQVRQELEAAGYRFVEEHGFLPNQYFLLFARAGT
- a CDS encoding WD40/YVTN/BNR-like repeat-containing protein, whose protein sequence is MLKPLPSSCWRLLLVLLALRAAPSLAHAGLPETSNLSLRRGSQDDFISGTTFGAVITRDRGQTWRWICPEGMGSGAWRPERFFWLSGGELIAATGNPLIRSSDAGCTWASHPFFKDTWVTNLDVHPTDERIMFATTGKPSVANGIYRSEDAGATWTPALSPRPEDRYSSLRIAPSDGRRIYASGQDSTGAMFIARSDDAGQTWTRLPQPLPQLQRAYDLILLLVSETSPDILWARVSATEDNMGYSYLLKSTDGGATFTPAMKTVDVIVNAEASADGRTVWVSTPVHMYRGREGEEFIELPLPNGNACALRVGDTLYGCGSSWVHDWALARSFDEATTWEPVFNLNGIQGAHQCPVGTTVQQLCPTRWPQLAAILGAPTYSDGGVDSPPDAGTAEPPADPPSDEKCGCGSTAGAFPSALLFLTLALGRHSRRTQPGVTDHDHETTRS
- a CDS encoding YncE family protein, yielding MTRTRLLLVALAPMALGACGDKDTTGPLKVPELEYGVDQPWPTPPALPPIGPAGRIVITNNMDDTLSLLDLDTIGSADWGELARIPVGLNPVELEGPHHSVVSPDGASYYVGISNYVPGSGSGPHGTHGAGTSDGYCLKLDSATNRLIGSVRVDPNPGDVIVSKDGRTLYQTHFDLVKIAEVAKRGGTEREMDSRMAIIDAETMTRKAMVSVCPAPHAVRLSQDERRAFIACWSDEVAIVDLEQSTPSVTRVKVATNAGTAVSPQNEPYALTVSPTTGGVWVSSLASRSVQYLDPDTLTMDPARTVNLRNGSPMFGDFTADGRTLYMPYQGVEAIAIIDPAMAGQPGYFPPEIPLAPSGCLNVHQVELTPDERHALVVCEGDHVGPGTFHVVDLAERKVVKTVQVGIFPDSVALLRRRP
- a CDS encoding c-type cytochrome, whose product is MRWGLLTLAVLAAGCGGSSSAKDFGEELFQDARLSESQFNSFSCSTCHADTATPEASRILSGYTLHNSAFRPSWWGGYETNLLDAVNFCYVNFMRGVSPLAPEDPKSRALYEYLVSISPDTEAPALPFTVVKDIGDIPRGNATRGAEVYRAACQTCHGETHSGKGRLTELASILPEVTDSYGSIFPGVPKQLVVIEKVRHGQFFGVGGSMPLYSREALSDEDLGALLAFLGL
- a CDS encoding heparan-alpha-glucosaminide N-acetyltransferase domain-containing protein — encoded protein: MPSSSPSRIKAFDWLRGLAVLFMIEAHATALLRPELRASPEGRILDWINGLVAPAFIFAAGFSLALVQVRGAQGPRWPRVRRSLRRIGEVLAVGVLVNAIWFPWRVEPGWLLRLDILPCIGVSLVLAVPLVAGLARRPVALFVSALLIALGIFLAVPYGASVTGPWADVVNSRGPHQSLFPLLPWAGYVFLGASVGALAVGASVPRLMAVLGGIAGIGWVLPRLASFVMEVFPPAVGYRGNHGQRIFIVALVLMGLLLLESWLSERWRQGLAARFVETLGMSSLAGYFFHEMLLFGQFWGISLAGAARDKLGWGLFGVSWVGLVVATTLLIKAVEWLYPRYEALLARLGAQSPRNASSAPRSSSDKASRL